A single region of the Microtus ochrogaster isolate Prairie Vole_2 chromosome 2, MicOch1.0, whole genome shotgun sequence genome encodes:
- the Atg3 gene encoding ubiquitin-like-conjugating enzyme ATG3 isoform X2 — translation MEYSDELEAIIEEDDGDGGWVDTYHNTGITGVNEAVKEITLESKDSIKLQDCSALCDEEEEEDEGEAADMEEYEESGLLETDEATLDTRKVVEACKAKADAGGEDAILQTRTYDLYITYDKYYQTPRLWLFGYDEQRQPLTVEHMYEDISQDHVKKTVTIENHPHLPPPPMCSVHPCRHAEVMKKIIETVAEGGGELGVHMYLLIFLKFVQAVIPTIEYDYTRHFTM, via the exons ATGGAGTATTCAGATGAATTGGAGGCTATCATTGAAGAGGATGATGGTGATGGGGGATGGGTAGACACATATCACAACACAG GCATTACAGGAGTTAATGAAGCAGTTAAGGAGATTACTCTGGAAAGCAAG gaTAGTATAAAACTCCAAGACTGCTCAGCACTATgcgatgaggaagaagaggaagatgaaggggAAGCTGCAGACATGGAAG AATATGAAGAGAGTGGATTGTTGGAAACAGATGAG GCTACCCTGGACACAAGGAAAGTAGTGGAAGCTTGTAAAGCCAAAGCTGATGCTGGAGGGGAAGATGCTATTCTGCAAACGAGAACTTATGACCTGTACATCACTTATGACAAATATTACCAGACACCACGGCTATGGTTGTTCGGCTATGATGag CAACGGCAGCCTTTaacagttgagcacatgtatgAAGACATCAGTCAAGATCATGTGAAGAAAACAGTGACCATTGAAAACCATCCTCATCTTCCACCACCTCCTATGTGTTCAGTTCACCCGTGCAG GCATGCTGAAGTGATGAAGAAAATTATTGAGACAGTTGCAGAAGGTGGGGGAGAGCTTGGCGTTCATAT gtatcttctaatttttttgaaatttgtacAAGCTGTCATTCCAACAATAGAATATGACTACACAAGACACTTCACGATGTAG